In the Prionailurus viverrinus isolate Anna chromosome A3, UM_Priviv_1.0, whole genome shotgun sequence genome, acaaaaaagtgattttatttttagaaatcattGCTCTTCcattcaaaagtttttttttttttttttttaagtaatttctatacccaacatggggcttgaactcatgaccctgagatcaagtgtcacatgttctaccgactgagccagcgaggGGTTGCTTTTTAATTCCTACAAGCACACTTTACTTTTCCAATGTAACTGTAACCTAAAGAGCACTCCACAGCACATAGCGAACGTAACTTTCTTTGTATATGTAATCTAGTCCCTGCCAACTGCCTTCTCAAATGTCAACCGAACTCTAACACATACAAAAGGAAGACAAGCCAAGCACAGGGACAGAACAGGAGAATAAAACTGGAATGTGGAACTCATTTTCAACAGGGAGATAATATCAACAAGGAAAATGAGATCCTGGTTTCATAATGAGTTAAATCTATGTAATGCCAATTCTTTGTGGTATTAAATAGTAAcccaatgggggcgcctgggtggcgtagtcggttaagcgtccgacttcagccaggtcacgatctcgcggtccgggagttcgagccccgcgtcaggctctgggctgatggctcggagcctggagcctgtttccgattctgtgtctccctctctctctgcccctcccccgttcatgctctgtctctctctgtcccaaaaataaataaacgttgaaaaaaaaaattaaaaaaaaaaaaatagtaacccAATGAAAACCATGGTTTCTggaataagattaaaaaaaaaaaaaaacctgagtgaATATAACAATACCGCTAGACCAAAAAAATCTTTCACACACAATAATCACTGCAAGAAGATCCCACAGGTtatagaaaacataaaggaactttAATATCCAAACAGTCAGGGCAAAGAATACTGGATTAATGACCCATTAAATGTGTATCACTTCAGGTTCTTTACAGTACCAGATGTATTTTATAGTAATCTGAATGAATATTGCAGACAATGaagccatttttaaaactttaatttcctTACCTGATACTAATACCAGTATGATTTTTAGgctaaaaaatctttaaatgattTAACACTAGGAGTAAGATTTAAACCAAAGTTAGCAATGTTCTTGAAATGTCAATTTGTTCAGTAGtaactttttgagaaatactTTCTTCTCAAAAAGTAGTCAATGTACACTTTAAGACTTGTGCAATAAGAAAATATACTGACTAGTAAAAAGTATTAAGATagtcaaaatgaaagaaaaattatacttttGTTTAAATTACTTATGCCCAAATAATTTACCCTGCAGTCCACAGGTGTAcaggaaataaagtatttttgagTAAGAAAAATAACGAGGGTCCTAAAATAGAAACATAAGCCAGAAGAATCTAAAAATAGTTTCctgataatttattttatttttttgagtatttcATTTAAGCTGCTTCTGGTTGCATGCCCTGATCTGTAAAActtaacaaggaaataaaattcccaagtatttaaaaaatttactcatCTTCCATAAAGCAACTTTTAACGTATCAACACTTAAAAATACACAGTGACTTAATGAAACATCAGTACAACTGCATAGAATTGAGCTCCAGAGAATTATACACTTCTGAGTTGTCTTTCCTGGGCTCTGGTTTACATGAGTATTGGCTTTAGAGACCACCTTAATTTGCTCCTACCTGGAAAAGACAGTTCAGGAAACCAAGATTTCACAGGCTTTTATCTGTTGCTAAATACTAGGAGCTCTCTGAAGGTCTTAAAAACAACGGAACCATCCAAATATGTATACTGGGGACTCTTCCCCTTTGTGAGTCAAGGAAGAATGAAGTTTGTGACtttcactgaaaacaaaacaaaatctcccaCAACTCTTTGACGACACTCTGAAATGTACTAGAAATTTCAAAACTAGAATAATGCCATCAAAGATTAAACCTCTTAATGCTCGGAGCcaccccaaaataataaaattgggaACTCCAGGAAAACAGGTaccaaaagaatcaaaataatgATTGCACTGAGGATTCTCCTCTTTGAAGGCTGTTTAAGGAGGTaggattttaaggtttttttttgtttgtttgtttctcttttggcctctgaacatttaaaaaacactttgccCGGCTGGTCCTTCAGGCTAATTTTGAAGTTCAAAACGAACCCCAAGCCTGATATTCTACAGTTTCACAGCTATCATTTGTACAAATTAAGTTGATTCACTCTTTTTGAGTAAATATAACTAGAAAATGGCAAATTAATATCTTCCTTTACATACAACTTTGTGTCTCAAAATTCTTGAAAAACAAGAGCAGATGACTTTGTATTCAAAGACTACCAAAGTGTGTATTTGATATTCACATGCAAACAACTTAGAACCTTATAAATCTGTCAACTCTGCAGGATGCCTTTAAGAAGGAAATGACCTACAAAGCTTGCTAATTGTGCAAAATATTAAACTGCTAAAACATTTTACAGAATGAAACAACAGTACATGTAAATGTAGAAGTTGACACATGGAATTAACACGGGCTCATAAGAACTTATCACATTTCAGAGATTTTCTTTAGtagcaagtttttgtttttatatttcctgGTACACAGCAAAGTATATCACAGAAGATAAAAATCCTTTTAAACAAATCCAAGAGGGAATTCTTGAGGCACCTTCtcatataaaacacaaaatgaatgCAATTATCAATCCATCTGAGAAAAGTTTTCAAACTAAGTGAacatcatttttttccatttaagtatattttacagAAATTTAATAAGGCAAGACAAATTTGTGAAAAATGTAGTTACAAAAATGATGTAaactaataatttatatttaaaaaaccccaaGGGAAAACAGTGGAGATGGGAGAGTTCAAACaatgccttaaaaacaaaaaacaaaacaaaaacccctaaAACAGAATTGTGCACAAGCTGAAGATTACAAAGAACTTCTAGACTCTGCACAGTTttggttcttcattttttttttaacatctttatatTACATGTTTTAAATCATATCAGGAATGCAAACTAGAACTGCACACTACTTTAGTGGAAAAAAGTTCAACATTGTGCAATTTTCTgcctcttaattttaaaaaagtggcaGCAATCCCTGCATTTGTATTTGAAACAAGGATCTGAGAAACTTTATCAAAAAAGGTAATGAAGGCAAAAATTGGCAGACATCCagcatcttgtttctttttaaaacaatgtggaTGATAAGtaatttcatgattaaaaaaatgaatcttttaaataaatacattgtatCTGACATTTGCACTGACTGATTTGATAAATCTTTTAAGTAAACAACGGCTTTACTACACTCCCTGTAGCCTCAAGCCACTGGCTTTAGATTATGGAGTCCTTTTTTACTGGGTTTCATACCCTGCCACTCGATACCCTGCAGGCTGATTAGGCAACATGCTGCCATTCTGTCCTGGAGGTGGCTGCACTCCGTAATTGGGTCCCATCCATGGTGCCGAAGACTGTGTCTGACTGGTAGAAAACACGAAAGGAGCAAAGAGGGGAAATCcactgattaaaataaaataatgccaagAAGAAGTaacatatacaaagaaaatacacTTTCCTTAAGCCCAAATATAAGAGTACTGGTTATGCCAGAGAAAGCAAAGGCAAAAGctatttttcctaaaaacaagcatcctggggtgctgggtggctcagtcagttaagtgtctgactttagctcaggttatgatttcacagtttgtgagttccagccccgaaatgggctctctgctatcagcacggagcccactttggatcctctgtctttcccggtctctctgcccctcccctgctcactcccaatcactctcaaaatgaaataaagaaaaaagccaaaaaaaccaAGCATCGTCACAGGTTTAATTTATGCAGTTTAATTTTGTTAGTTTAAtacagctacaaaaaaaaaaaaaaataccctttacCTGTAAACATTTATCCCCTTTGAATtcagaaaaaattcatttctaatcTCAAAAAGGAAAACTGTCCACCTGGGTTGGACATACACTGAACAAACAACTACTCGAAAGAAACAATCATTTGGTACAATAAGGACtagcatttttattattcaaagaagaaattaaaataattattagcaTATGTAAActcaatttttttcaacattacaaACACaagactctttttttatttttactttttagaagatttttgtttttaagtaatctctacacacaacatgggtGTGAATTTACAACCttgagatcgagtcacatgctctaatggctgagccagccaggcaccccaaaaatgtaagatcattttaaaatagaaactaagaactattttaattttcagtgtttcaaaaatttaaataaaatttaataattcagGGTGTATAAAGAGGCATCCATATAACAATGTGTGCATAAATCCTTTtgcacagaaaaataaaggcataataaataaaacaactagCATCAAAATAACTGTATCCAAGAATGGCTAAATGATCTTTAGTCACATAAAAAGCTTAGTAAATATTAAGctctcattttcttaaatattagtTGATTCATTATTAAGCATTACCAAAAATCTTACAACACTGGTTATACCTCAAGGCAGCACATTTCcagacaaatttttaaagaaatacacttaaaactataaattaaaaactacTCTAAACTAAGTCCTTGCTTTAGACTGAGGACCACATTACTTACTAATTACTTAAAATCTCTTCCTAAGTTCTTGACTTTTTCAAAGgctaataataaaggaaaagagcagGTATGCTTACTTAAATCCCTGTTGATTCCACGCCTGGCCATACATTCCATATGCAGGTACTTGCCAACCATTAGGCATATACTGGCCAATTTGTTGTGCATTTCCATACCACTGGCCCCACTGGCCATAAGCTTGTGGATATCCAATCTGATTctgctattaaaattttaacaggTAATTTAGTATTATTTGAAGTTGTATGTACACATACAGTCCTAATATACCACAAATATACAGCCATTATACATAGGGCCATCATtacaattaaaatgaaaggacgggcacctgggtgactcaatcggttaaccatccaacattagttcagatcatgatcttgtgaattcgagccccacattgggctctaagGGGTTAGCCCGCTTAAGATCTTGTCtcccgctctctgtccctcccccaactcgaacgcacgtgccctctctctcaaaaacatttaaaaaagaaaaaaaataaaggataaacaAAAGCTTATAAAATgaatgctaaaaaagaaaaagaagtgaagttATAGTGCTGTAACTCTACGTGATGCTCTGAATGGCACATTCTGTAAGGTAGCAGGTAAGGCCCtagtaataaatattaaacacccagtataatgtttaaatgttttgtaaactAGATagggaagatttaaaaattacttattccTATATTCAGTTTACCTAAGAAACGTACATAGTTTAGGATTTTCCTACTCTTGTCTTGGTGCTCCATTTACAGTTTCCTCACAGAAATTTTTATGGGATTACATTTGAAACCACTAAAGCTGcctggaaaaacaaaagcagcaaaaatctagaagaaaatgcCAAAGCTCTAAATATGTTTATAGGTTTTGTTTCAACTAAGTCAAACATGCTTGTGAGTTCTCCAAATAGTATGTGAATAGATCTACCACGTGttaagaaaaaattgaatacCCTGCCAGGTAAACTACCACTCTAGAACTATAATACATGTAACAAGAGCCCTTACAGATAATCACTTTAGCTAGAAACAAGGACTAtcaacaatttcattttttaaaaatttttttgagagagcgagcgagcgagcgagcatgtgagAGCACgtacatgagctggggaggggcagagagagagggagagagaaaatcccaagtaggctctagaatgcagcacagagcccatcttggggcttgatttcacgaactgtgagatcatgacctgagccaaaatcaagagtaagccgcttaaccgactcggccccaggcatccctccaacaatttcattttaaaataacctaCTGTTAGCCCAGAAGTCAAGAACCCTCTCACCTGTTGCACAGGATTTATCATGTCAAGAGTTTCTTTGCCCCAGTAGCATTTCACAACATGGCCTTCAATGGTAGTTCCATTAACAGAAACGATTGCATGTGCCGCACTTTCATGCGAATTGAACCTATTGGAAATAATACTAAGAATCACTAATATTAACTGTTTACTTAtgaataaagtctatttttaaaaatcaaactgagCTTGACATAAAACAGTAGTTCATACAAAAGAATCAATatgattgtttattttctttgctatattttttttcaaaagtcttaTAGTTTTGGAGAAACTTCTTAATAGATAATGTTTTATTGGCCTTGTGGTAACAGGGAGGGAACCAATTAAAAAACAGTGGCAAATACTGCTAAATGCTagagaaatttctatttctctaaccaaggtaaatttttaagaaaactacTAAGttaaatattcaaacattttttgggagaaaatttttttttcgaatAAACCACCCATACCGAACAAATGAATATCCTTTATCTGGAAAGACTCGAATTTCCATTATTTGTCCAAATGGTGAAAAAGTCTGACGCATTAGTTGTTCTAttagacaaaaaacaaaaacaaaccacactaAGTTATATAAAATCCTATACAGATATTAAGCTTTTCAGTAAAAACATTAACCTCAAGATGCCACACAAGTAAACCTCCCATACCTGTCAGTCCAGAAGTGACACCTCCACAGTATACAGTACAGTTGCTTGGACTAGACTGATTTACAACTTCATCATACGACAGCTGTTTGGTGTTTGCTGGGGAGGGAAAAGTTTAGTattttgaactcatgaaatgaaatgttcagaaagagaaaagtaacatTGACTACACTACTGTAGTGGTAAATTTTACCCTGACCAAAATGCTTTATAGAATACATACTACATTTGCTTGAGGATTAATCCCCCCGCCCAagattatctaaaaaaaaattactcaatatTCTCTCTTTAATAGGAGACTTGACATTAGAAataatatcatttattatttaaaatcacaaaaatgaaaactaagtaCATTTTGGACAGTAGTCTTGATTTGCTTCTCATCTATTTCTGCAATAAGTCTCCAGGAACAGCTCTAACATTTAAAATCTAGCGTATTTTCCTCCAAAAttccacatttccttttcttctccaataCACCTACACTCATATGTACTCTTTGGAGCTGGAGGCTTTCGGGTTGCCCAGTTAGTTCTGATTTGTCTTCCACCAAGCCACTGGCCACCCATCTGCTGAATGGCATTTTCGGCATCCTGTTCCGCACATTAGAAATGACAAAGAAGCCACTATTAATTGATGTTGAGTGACTACAAGCAGTAGAGAAAATTCAGCTGTTTTCACAATGGTTTTCTGaatgaaaatgctttatttataaaatacacaatagttaactaacttgcatttaaataagtaaattttaaaaatacacaatatatGATAGGTTTCTTAAAATGTAATGGTGCTTTTaagttatctttcttttatttggaTATCAGACTCTGGGAATGTTAATTCCCTAAAAAAAGTTCAAAGCCCCTTATAAAGTTCATTTAATAACTCAGACTGTGGATGAAAATCTCACTCTACACAATCCAACAAGCTTGTTAATGACAGtatttcatttctcattcatCTAACAAGTAAACACTGAACATCTACCATGTTCTAGACAGGCATCAGATTAAGTGCTAGGGATTCGCTGGTTAATGAGACAGACATGGTCTCTGCTGCCTCAGAGCAGACATTCTTTTGGGGCCACAAATTAAATTATCACAAATTGTGGTAAATGCCATGACAGAGGCAAAGGGATGGGATAGAGAATATGGGCTTTGGGATCTACTTTAGACAGCATGATTAGGGAAGGTCTCTCTGAAATATAACATTTACACTGAAATTGAGAGGAACAGGAGCTAGCCAAGTCAAAACGTCAGGGAAGAAAGCCCTGGTGGAGGGAAAAGCACTGTAAAGTATGTTATAGCAGGAAACAGTTTGGTATGTTTGGAATAAAAAGGCATGTTAAAGGCAACTAGTTTTAGTGGAATCTAGTGAGCAAAAACAGGTaccagagaaaaatattaaaagattttaagtaggAGACTGTCATGATCTGATTCATGTTTTAACAAGGCCATTCTTAGCACTAGGAAGAGAATGGTTTACAGATATGGGTAGTAATAGGAAAAAGACACTCTGAAACTAACTCAATAcctacagcaaaaaaaaaagctggattaGTGCAGTAGCAGTGCATATATCTACAGGAAGAATCAACAGAATTGTGGTGATGCACAGTAAGTAAAAGGGGAGGAATCAAAGATAACCTATGTTCCTGCATGGGCAGTAGGGAGGACAGTGTTAGCTAGCATTTACTGAAATAAGAAACctaggagggaggaggaaaacagtttgaggaagaaacaaagagctCCATTTAAGACACATTAAGTTTGatggggcaccagggtagctcagttaagcatccaacttaggcaggctcaggtcatgatctcacaggtttgtgaatggtgagcctgcatcaggctccctgctgtcagggtggagggagccagcttctgatcctctgtctcctgtctttgcccttcccctgacggtttctctctctcaaaataaacttaaaaaaaaaaaaaaaaaaaaagacacattatgtTTGAGATGTAGGACATCTAAATTAAAACTATTTGTTAGTAAGCATGGTGCACAAAAAAGTAAACTGCTGAACTGGAGATATGAAATTCAGAGTCATGAAGaaagaccagaaagaaaaaagaaggcatcCTGGGACAGAGCCCTGAGAAACAACAAAATCTGAAAACTAGGTAAAGGAAAAATTACTAGCTAAGGTGATTAAGAAGTTCCCAGTGATGAAAGGAAGAAACTCACAAAAGTGTACTGTCACAGAG is a window encoding:
- the TIA1 gene encoding cytotoxic granule associated RNA binding protein TIA1 isoform X6 yields the protein MQDHFHVFVGDLSPEITTEDIKAAFAPFGRISDARVVKDMATGKSKGYGFVSFFNKWDAENAIQQMGGQWLGGRQIRTNWATRKPPAPKSTYESNTKQLSYDEVVNQSSPSNCTVYCGGVTSGLTEQLMRQTFSPFGQIMEIRVFPDKGYSFVRFNSHESAAHAIVSVNGTTIEGHVVKCYWGKETLDMINPVQQQNQIGYPQAYGQWGQWYGNAQQIGQYMPNGWQVPAYGMYGQAWNQQGFNQTQSSAPWMGPNYGVQPPPGQNGSMLPNQPAGYRVAGYETQ
- the TIA1 gene encoding cytotoxic granule associated RNA binding protein TIA1 isoform X1, whose translation is MEDEMPKTLYVGNLSRDVTEALILQLFSQIGPCKNCKMIMDTAGNDPYCFVEFYEHRHAAAALAAMNGRKIMGKEVKVNWATTPSSQKKDTSSSTVVSTQRSQDHFHVFVGDLSPEITTEDIKAAFAPFGRISDARVVKDMATGKSKGYGFVSFFNKWDAENAIQQMGGQWLGGRQIRTNWATRKPPAPKSTYESNTKQLSYDEVVNQSSPSNCTVYCGGVTSGLTEQLMRQTFSPFGQIMEIRVFPDKGYSFVRFNSHESAAHAIVSVNGTTIEGHVVKCYWGKETLDMINPVQQQNQIGYPQAYGQWGQWYGNAQQIGQYMPNGWQVPAYGMYGQAWNQQGFNQTQSSAPWMGPNYGVQPPPGQNGSMLPNQPAGYRVAGYETQ
- the TIA1 gene encoding cytotoxic granule associated RNA binding protein TIA1 isoform X4, whose amino-acid sequence is MEDEMPKTLYVGNLSRDVTEALILQLFSQIGPCKNCKMIMDTAGNDPYCFVEFYEHRHAAAALAAMNGRKIMGKEVKVNWATTPSSQKKDTSNHFHVFVGDLSPEITTEDIKAAFAPFGRISDARVVKDMATGKSKGYGFVSFFNKWDAENAIQQMGGQWLGGRQIRTNWATRKPPAPKSTYESNTKQLSYDEVVNQSSPSNCTVYCGGVTSGLTEQLMRQTFSPFGQIMEIRVFPDKGYSFVRFNSHESAAHAIVSVNGTTIEGHVVKCYWGKETLDMINPVQQNQIGYPQAYGQWGQWYGNAQQIGQYMPNGWQVPAYGMYGQAWNQQGFNQTQSSAPWMGPNYGVQPPPGQNGSMLPNQPAGYRVAGYETQ
- the TIA1 gene encoding cytotoxic granule associated RNA binding protein TIA1 isoform X7, which produces MATGKSKGYGFVSFFNKWDAENAIQQMGGQWLGGRQIRTNWATRKPPAPKSTYESNTKQLSYDEVVNQSSPSNCTVYCGGVTSGLTEQLMRQTFSPFGQIMEIRVFPDKGYSFVRFNSHESAAHAIVSVNGTTIEGHVVKCYWGKETLDMINPVQQQNQIGYPQAYGQWGQWYGNAQQIGQYMPNGWQVPAYGMYGQAWNQQGFNQTQSSAPWMGPNYGVQPPPGQNGSMLPNQPAGYRVAGYETQ
- the TIA1 gene encoding cytotoxic granule associated RNA binding protein TIA1 isoform X2: MEDEMPKTLYVGNLSRDVTEALILQLFSQIGPCKNCKMIMDTAGNDPYCFVEFYEHRHAAAALAAMNGRKIMGKEVKVNWATTPSSQKKDTSSSTVVSTQRSQDHFHVFVGDLSPEITTEDIKAAFAPFGRISDARVVKDMATGKSKGYGFVSFFNKWDAENAIQQMGGQWLGGRQIRTNWATRKPPAPKSTYESNTKQLSYDEVVNQSSPSNCTVYCGGVTSGLTEQLMRQTFSPFGQIMEIRVFPDKGYSFVRFNSHESAAHAIVSVNGTTIEGHVVKCYWGKETLDMINPVQQNQIGYPQAYGQWGQWYGNAQQIGQYMPNGWQVPAYGMYGQAWNQQGFNQTQSSAPWMGPNYGVQPPPGQNGSMLPNQPAGYRVAGYETQ
- the TIA1 gene encoding cytotoxic granule associated RNA binding protein TIA1 isoform X3, translating into MEDEMPKTLYVGNLSRDVTEALILQLFSQIGPCKNCKMIMDTAGNDPYCFVEFYEHRHAAAALAAMNGRKIMGKEVKVNWATTPSSQKKDTSNHFHVFVGDLSPEITTEDIKAAFAPFGRISDARVVKDMATGKSKGYGFVSFFNKWDAENAIQQMGGQWLGGRQIRTNWATRKPPAPKSTYESNTKQLSYDEVVNQSSPSNCTVYCGGVTSGLTEQLMRQTFSPFGQIMEIRVFPDKGYSFVRFNSHESAAHAIVSVNGTTIEGHVVKCYWGKETLDMINPVQQQNQIGYPQAYGQWGQWYGNAQQIGQYMPNGWQVPAYGMYGQAWNQQGFNQTQSSAPWMGPNYGVQPPPGQNGSMLPNQPAGYRVAGYETQ
- the TIA1 gene encoding cytotoxic granule associated RNA binding protein TIA1 isoform X5 is translated as MIMDTAGNDPYCFVEFYEHRHAAAALAAMNGRKIMGKEVKVNWATTPSSQKKDTSSSTVVSTQRSQDHFHVFVGDLSPEITTEDIKAAFAPFGRISDARVVKDMATGKSKGYGFVSFFNKWDAENAIQQMGGQWLGGRQIRTNWATRKPPAPKSTYESNTKQLSYDEVVNQSSPSNCTVYCGGVTSGLTEQLMRQTFSPFGQIMEIRVFPDKGYSFVRFNSHESAAHAIVSVNGTTIEGHVVKCYWGKETLDMINPVQQQNQIGYPQAYGQWGQWYGNAQQIGQYMPNGWQVPAYGMYGQAWNQQGFNQTQSSAPWMGPNYGVQPPPGQNGSMLPNQPAGYRVAGYETQ